One window of the Mixophyes fleayi isolate aMixFle1 chromosome 6, aMixFle1.hap1, whole genome shotgun sequence genome contains the following:
- the LOC142159939 gene encoding uncharacterized protein LOC142159939, whose protein sequence is MSKKRGSLRKSHLVETNSSITETHEVQSTQETTPVKLDNQKETSEVSSKSSHKVQKKVCTTKPKYNSSESDESSQTDSDLEENKSVHNGKGKFTCPECGKHFTSASYLNIHQRVHTGEKPFECLECGKCFAQKQHLRTHHRIHTGDKPQQCAECGKRFIWKKDITNHMRCHTGEKPYKCSECGKGFAVRYNLRIHEASHTGVNPFPCSECGKTFPRKWQLRNHQVIHTGEKAFECPECGKCFSTSSQLYTHKRSHTGEKPFKCSECGKGFVCRANLRKHQKIHTGEKPFACHECAKSFSQKCYLDNHIKTHTKEKSYKCPECGESFKDHFDLFQHKKSQGHERTFVCTDCDKHFKQKIHLVQHKRIHTGEKPFECTECGKRFRQKIAMILHGQRLHNGGIKPFARNVGNVFF, encoded by the coding sequence ATGTCTAAGAAACGGGGCAGTCTCAGAAAATCCCACCTGGTTGAGACCAATAGCAGCATCACTGAAACACATGAAGTACAGAGCACACAGGAGACTACACCAGTGAAGCTGGACAACCAGAAAGAGACTTCAGAGGTCTCCTCTAAATCAAGTCATAAGGTTCAAAAGAAAGTCTGCACTACAAAGCCAAAGTACAACTCTTCTGAATCTGATGAAAGCTCTCAGACGGACTCCGACCTTGAGGAAAATAAGTCTGTTCACAATGGAAAGGGTAAGTTCACCTGCCCGGAATGTGGGAAGCACTTTACCTCTGCATCCTACCTAAATATACACCAGAGAgtccacacaggagagaaaccatttgaatgcttggaatgtgggaaatgttttgctcaGAAACAGCATCTCAGAACCCATCATCGTATTCACACAGGAGACAAGCCACAGCAATGTGCAGAGTGTGGGAAAAGGtttatttggaaaaaagataTTACAAACCACATGAGatgtcacacaggagaaaaaccatataaatgttctgaatgtggtaaaGGTTTTGCTGTTCGCTATAATCTTCGCATACATGAAGCTTCCCACACAGGCGTAAACCCATTTCCATGCTCAGAATGTGGTAAAACGTTCCCTAGGAAATGGCAGCTACGTAATCACCAGGTCATACATACTGGAGAGAAGGCTTTTGAATgtcctgaatgtgggaaatgtttctcTACTAGCTCACAACTTTACACCCACAAGAGAAGTCACACAGGGGAAAAGCCCTTTaagtgctctgaatgtgggaaaggtTTTGTTTGCAGAGCCAATCTTCGTAAACATCAGAAAatacacacaggagaaaaaccatttgcATGTCACGAATGCGCGAAGTCTTTTTCTCAGAAATGTTACCTAGACAACCACATAAAAACCCACACAAAGGAAAAATCTTATAAATGCCCCGAGTGTGGTGAAAGTTTCAAGGACCACTTCGATCTCTTTCAGCACAAGAAAAGTCAAGGCCATGAGAGAACATTTGTGTGTACTGACTGTgacaaacattttaaacaaaaaattcaTCTTGTACAACATAAAAGAATTCATACTGGAGAAAAGCCATTTGAGTGTACAGAGTGCGGGAAACGCTTCAGACAGAAAATAGCAATGATTTTACATGGACAGAGACTTCACAATGGTGGAATAAAACCGTTTGCtcggaatgtgggaaatgtttttttctaa